The following proteins come from a genomic window of Paenibacillus swuensis:
- a CDS encoding PIG-L deacetylase family protein, which translates to MNVLAVGAHPDDLEILCGGTLAKYALRGDKVFMVSFTNGNMGHPDVDPPDMAAIRKDEFHASAALIGAEVIWMDVDDEMSEIHVEARLQMVDVMRYAKPDVILTHGPDDYHVDHRNAGQLVFEAAPLACVRNIRRELPELAKQPLIYHMDNIGGIGFIPQEFVDITETIELKKKMFLCHQSQTGWMQETSGFDFVEVIDTVGKFRGYHAGVPYAEGFKRLDAWYRGTTERILP; encoded by the coding sequence ATGAACGTATTGGCGGTAGGAGCCCATCCGGACGATCTTGAAATTCTATGCGGCGGAACGCTTGCCAAATATGCGCTCAGGGGAGACAAGGTATTCATGGTCTCCTTCACGAATGGAAATATGGGCCATCCCGACGTCGACCCGCCGGACATGGCAGCCATTCGCAAGGATGAATTCCATGCATCCGCAGCGCTCATCGGAGCGGAAGTGATCTGGATGGATGTGGACGATGAAATGTCAGAGATTCATGTCGAAGCCCGTCTGCAGATGGTCGACGTCATGAGGTACGCGAAACCGGATGTCATCTTGACGCATGGTCCGGATGACTATCACGTGGATCATCGCAACGCAGGTCAGCTCGTCTTCGAGGCGGCACCGCTCGCATGTGTTCGCAATATTCGCCGGGAGCTGCCGGAGCTGGCTAAACAACCGCTCATCTACCACATGGACAACATCGGCGGAATCGGGTTTATCCCGCAGGAGTTCGTCGATATTACCGAGACGATCGAGCTGAAGAAGAAGATGTTCCTGTGTCATCAAAGTCAGACCGGTTGGATGCAAGAGACGTCGGGCTTCGACTTTGTCGAAGTTATTGATACCGTAGGTAAGTTTAGAGGGTACCATGCCGGTGTTCCGTATGCCGAAGGCTTCAAGCGTCTGGATGCCTGGTACAGGGGAACCACCGAGCGAATTTTGCCGTAA
- a CDS encoding RraA family protein gives MTLFHNDEQLFELMQAQLYAAVISDSLDDLGYRNQAMRENIRPLVIGSEILVGRAKTILSVDVYHIQENPYDMEIQSIDSIKPGEIVVAATNQSVRNGMWGELLSTASKMRGARGAIVDGLIRDTAKITELDFPVYCTGFKPVDSKGRGIVIDYDCPVEAGGVLVSPGDIVFADRDGIVVIPNAVLEEVIEKALAKVSGENNTRRELFEGKLLREVYDKYGVL, from the coding sequence ATGACCTTGTTCCACAACGATGAACAATTATTTGAGCTTATGCAGGCACAGCTATACGCGGCGGTGATCAGTGACAGTCTGGATGATCTGGGATACCGTAATCAGGCCATGCGTGAGAACATTCGTCCGCTGGTTATCGGCAGCGAGATCCTGGTAGGCCGAGCCAAGACGATCCTTTCCGTCGATGTATATCATATTCAGGAAAATCCTTACGACATGGAGATCCAATCCATCGACAGTATCAAACCGGGTGAAATTGTGGTCGCGGCGACAAACCAATCCGTTCGCAACGGCATGTGGGGGGAGTTGCTCTCGACGGCATCCAAGATGCGTGGAGCGCGAGGCGCGATTGTAGACGGGCTCATTCGCGATACAGCCAAGATAACAGAGTTGGATTTCCCCGTATACTGTACCGGCTTTAAGCCTGTTGACTCTAAAGGCCGGGGCATAGTTATCGATTACGATTGTCCGGTAGAAGCCGGCGGCGTGCTGGTATCTCCGGGAGATATCGTATTCGCGGACCGAGACGGCATCGTCGTGATTCCGAATGCGGTGCTGGAAGAGGTAATTGAGAAAGCGTTGGCGAAAGTAAGCGGAGAGAATAACACGCGCAGAGAGTTGTTTGAAGGAAAGTTGTTGCGCGAGGTGTATGACAAGTACGGTGTTCTGTAA
- a CDS encoding ABC transporter substrate-binding protein, with product MTTQRRGMVTMLTAFLSLTIMMAGCGNANNESGNAGNMSKATNNTSAEDTNTATKEPVTLKIFKDAKNAQDPKFLKMLEDFKTETGITVEPNIVPGDGMDVYKKIDVALTTGDTTDIVVLDNPLLAQKYSENGWLLPLNDLMSEASYDAEKIYGKYLTKIEDKLYMLPTSATKWMVVYNKKIFDDAGVPYPTGEAWTWDEYIETAKKLTNKEKGIYGSYMLDYDNYMYFQATQQGDGVRGYKEDGTSNYDDPVFKQSLQFFGDLGNKHKIQPSWLEFKTKKLAWDGFMSGKYGMQFIGTWYMGLLSNKTNYPRDWKAGMVQVPTMKAGEGNNFGVTDGNGINKNSEHPKEALQFVQFAAENYYKYMNVLPARVDLTKDDLNSMFQGISEGIGGDITPEQLNKALFDNKLNYVQEKIIGPAADEYSKIIVQEAELYLVGEKSLDDTIATIKKRADQAITEAANNN from the coding sequence TTGACAACACAACGGCGCGGTATGGTAACGATGCTGACGGCTTTTCTGAGTTTGACCATCATGATGGCGGGTTGCGGCAATGCGAATAATGAATCTGGCAATGCGGGGAATATGTCCAAGGCCACCAATAACACCAGTGCGGAAGATACGAACACGGCGACGAAGGAACCGGTAACGTTAAAGATCTTCAAAGACGCCAAGAACGCGCAGGATCCCAAGTTTCTGAAGATGTTGGAGGATTTCAAGACGGAAACGGGAATCACGGTAGAGCCTAACATTGTTCCGGGCGACGGAATGGATGTTTATAAGAAGATTGACGTCGCGCTGACAACCGGCGATACGACGGATATCGTTGTGCTGGACAATCCGTTGCTGGCGCAGAAGTACTCAGAGAACGGCTGGCTGTTGCCGCTGAATGACCTTATGTCGGAAGCATCGTACGATGCCGAGAAGATTTATGGTAAATATTTAACGAAGATCGAAGATAAACTTTACATGCTTCCGACAAGTGCAACCAAGTGGATGGTCGTCTATAACAAGAAGATCTTTGACGACGCGGGGGTGCCGTATCCGACAGGCGAGGCATGGACCTGGGATGAATATATCGAAACCGCCAAGAAACTGACGAATAAAGAAAAGGGAATCTATGGGTCATACATGTTGGACTACGATAATTATATGTATTTCCAGGCGACGCAGCAAGGAGACGGAGTGCGCGGTTACAAGGAAGACGGCACTTCCAATTATGATGACCCTGTATTTAAGCAATCGCTTCAATTCTTTGGAGATCTCGGCAACAAACACAAGATTCAGCCAAGTTGGCTGGAGTTCAAGACCAAGAAGTTGGCATGGGACGGCTTCATGTCCGGCAAGTATGGCATGCAGTTCATCGGTACTTGGTATATGGGACTGCTAAGCAACAAGACGAATTATCCTCGCGATTGGAAAGCCGGCATGGTTCAAGTGCCTACGATGAAAGCGGGCGAAGGTAATAACTTCGGAGTAACGGACGGCAACGGCATTAACAAAAATTCGGAGCATCCGAAGGAAGCCCTTCAATTTGTGCAATTTGCAGCGGAAAATTACTACAAGTATATGAATGTGCTTCCGGCTCGCGTAGATCTGACAAAGGATGATCTGAACTCGATGTTCCAAGGTATTTCCGAAGGCATCGGCGGCGACATTACACCGGAACAATTAAATAAGGCGTTGTTCGATAACAAGTTAAACTACGTTCAAGAAAAGATTATAGGGCCTGCGGCCGATGAGTACAGCAAAATCATTGTTCAAGAGGCGGAGTTATACCTGGTAGGCGAGAAATCGTTAGACGACACAATCGCGACCATTAAGAAACGCGCCGATCAGGCCATAACCGAAGCGGCCAACAATAATTAA
- a CDS encoding amidohydrolase family protein gives MFDCHTHIFGPNHVGGSFLSDAKRAWGEGYELLRTPEEHWNDYKHSDGAIVLAFNCPATGVIVPDAYVAEYVAAHPGKLYGFASVDPHDPEAVRKLEYSVKELGLVGLKLAPIYQNFYPEQLMYWPIYGKAEELGIPILWHQGTSFVSQGFLDASRPAALDPIARAFPNLKMVIAHLGHPWHGECVALIRKHPNVYADLSALVSRPWQFYNAMMNVIEYGVPHKVLFGSDYPFFTAAQTAESLRAINGLTEGTALPRIPQEAIESILKRDAREVLELKA, from the coding sequence ATGTTCGATTGCCACACCCATATCTTCGGTCCGAACCACGTTGGCGGCAGCTTTCTGAGCGACGCCAAGCGGGCTTGGGGCGAAGGTTACGAGCTGTTACGCACACCTGAAGAGCATTGGAACGACTACAAGCATTCGGACGGTGCCATCGTTCTGGCGTTTAATTGTCCGGCGACAGGCGTCATCGTGCCGGATGCCTACGTGGCCGAGTATGTTGCCGCTCATCCCGGCAAGCTCTATGGCTTCGCAAGCGTGGATCCTCACGATCCCGAAGCCGTACGCAAGCTGGAATACAGCGTAAAGGAGCTCGGGCTCGTCGGGCTGAAGCTGGCCCCCATCTATCAGAATTTCTATCCGGAACAGTTGATGTACTGGCCGATTTACGGCAAAGCGGAGGAACTGGGAATTCCGATCCTCTGGCATCAGGGAACGTCGTTCGTCTCGCAAGGCTTCCTGGATGCGTCCCGCCCGGCTGCGCTGGACCCCATTGCCCGCGCTTTCCCAAACCTGAAGATGGTCATCGCCCACTTGGGCCATCCATGGCATGGGGAATGTGTCGCGCTGATCCGCAAGCATCCCAACGTGTACGCTGATCTGTCCGCGCTGGTCTCACGGCCGTGGCAATTCTATAACGCCATGATGAATGTGATCGAATACGGCGTTCCGCACAAGGTGCTCTTCGGTTCGGATTACCCGTTCTTCACCGCCGCGCAGACGGCGGAGTCGCTCCGCGCCATCAACGGGTTGACCGAAGGAACAGCGTTGCCGCGTATCCCGCAAGAGGCAATCGAATCCATCCTTAAACGCGATGCCAGGGAAGTTCTTGAACTGAAAGCCTGA
- a CDS encoding mandelate racemase/muconate lactonizing enzyme family protein, with amino-acid sequence MKITSIELSVLESPYAYGMADEATDSRGPKYALIVKVNTDEGISGIADCDSHPHIMKTLIDAPTYIAGFCEGLKHAVIGKNPWEYDKIWSDMYRASFYHGRRGAAIHAMSAIDVCLWDIIGKAARQPVSVMLGARNHERITAYASTLFRPTPEGMKEAVRKYRDLGFKAMKFGWGVVTEDPRKAVKLVEAAREEAGQEMDIMIDGMWTSDVKLAIQIVKELERYNVFFVEEPLKSDNLEGYRKLSNAVNARIACGEQLGGLYEYRQLITEGDVDVIQPDITRAGGLTETRKLVTMVEQAGKLLIPHAWTSDILTAASLHLNAYQLNPVFQEFCTNDTPLSRDLVLNPLRLEADGTLQVPGGPGLGVELNEEAVRKYTTDYVLITA; translated from the coding sequence GTGAAAATTACATCGATTGAATTATCCGTGCTTGAAAGTCCTTACGCTTATGGGATGGCTGATGAAGCAACAGATTCCAGAGGACCCAAATACGCATTGATCGTTAAAGTGAATACGGATGAAGGCATATCCGGTATTGCCGACTGCGACTCGCATCCCCATATTATGAAGACGTTAATTGATGCGCCTACCTACATCGCGGGTTTCTGCGAGGGATTGAAGCACGCGGTAATTGGCAAGAACCCTTGGGAATACGACAAGATCTGGAGTGATATGTACCGAGCTTCCTTCTACCACGGTCGCCGCGGCGCGGCCATTCACGCGATGAGCGCCATTGACGTCTGCTTGTGGGACATTATCGGAAAAGCAGCGAGGCAGCCTGTAAGCGTTATGTTGGGCGCCCGTAATCATGAGCGGATTACGGCTTATGCCAGTACCCTGTTCCGCCCGACGCCGGAAGGCATGAAAGAAGCGGTGCGGAAATATCGCGACCTTGGTTTCAAGGCGATGAAGTTCGGGTGGGGCGTCGTGACGGAGGACCCGAGGAAAGCCGTTAAGCTCGTAGAGGCCGCCCGGGAAGAAGCCGGGCAAGAGATGGACATCATGATTGACGGCATGTGGACCTCGGATGTGAAGCTCGCAATCCAGATCGTGAAGGAGCTTGAGCGGTACAATGTCTTCTTCGTGGAAGAACCGTTGAAATCGGATAACCTGGAAGGCTATCGCAAGCTGTCGAATGCTGTAAATGCGCGAATCGCTTGCGGCGAGCAGCTCGGCGGTCTGTACGAGTACAGGCAGCTTATCACGGAAGGCGACGTGGACGTCATCCAGCCCGACATTACGAGAGCAGGCGGACTCACCGAAACACGCAAGCTTGTTACGATGGTTGAGCAAGCCGGCAAGCTGCTTATCCCGCACGCATGGACGTCGGATATCCTCACCGCCGCTTCCCTGCATCTCAATGCGTATCAGCTGAATCCGGTATTTCAGGAGTTTTGCACGAATGATACCCCTCTAAGCCGCGATCTGGTGCTGAACCCCCTGCGTCTGGAGGCGGACGGCACTCTGCAGGTTCCGGGCGGTCCGGGGCTTGGCGTTGAATTAAACGAAGAAGCTGTTCGCAAGTACACCACGGATTACGTCTTGATTACAGCATAG
- a CDS encoding zinc-dependent alcohol dehydrogenase, giving the protein MRALVWKVDGKVHLERDYPQLKISTQEILVRVQAEGVCMTDVHMVRGALDFAKPPWVLGHEIAGIVDEIGSEVTGWQVGDRVIVDPVVACGSCKHCLTGKKYLCPNGGELGTTRGSGGYGEFVAVKPGNLYRLPEELSFAEGAMMEPLNCTLGAMERVPNVVGHDVLVFGPGPAGLLFVQLAKAYGALRVTLVGTSRDRLDLGKRLGADETVLLSEGPLSEQLTGLEFGIVIEASGSPEAARDCFRYVESSGTVVLYGLSGSGEPNLQTDQIVRKDLTVVTCISAPLLWEKGIRLVLAGKVNVRDLITDTYLFEEAEEPVNEIIEGKRVVTKAMIRYPDQA; this is encoded by the coding sequence ATGCGAGCGCTCGTATGGAAGGTAGACGGCAAGGTTCATCTGGAGCGGGATTACCCGCAGCTGAAAATTTCAACGCAAGAAATATTGGTACGCGTGCAAGCGGAAGGCGTATGCATGACGGATGTGCATATGGTTCGGGGCGCATTGGACTTTGCAAAGCCGCCTTGGGTGTTGGGGCATGAAATAGCAGGTATTGTTGACGAGATCGGATCCGAAGTAACAGGGTGGCAAGTCGGTGACCGCGTAATTGTAGATCCTGTCGTTGCCTGTGGAAGTTGTAAACACTGTTTAACCGGCAAAAAGTACTTATGTCCCAACGGCGGGGAACTGGGTACGACCCGGGGAAGCGGCGGGTACGGAGAGTTTGTCGCTGTGAAACCGGGGAATTTATATCGTCTTCCGGAGGAGCTCAGCTTCGCGGAAGGGGCCATGATGGAGCCGTTGAACTGTACGCTCGGCGCCATGGAACGTGTTCCGAACGTCGTCGGCCACGATGTTCTCGTGTTCGGACCGGGGCCAGCCGGCCTGCTGTTCGTCCAGCTGGCTAAAGCGTACGGCGCCCTGCGCGTAACGCTCGTCGGGACCAGCCGTGATCGGCTGGACCTGGGCAAGCGGCTTGGGGCCGATGAAACCGTGCTCCTGAGCGAAGGGCCGCTATCGGAGCAACTGACAGGGCTCGAGTTCGGCATCGTGATCGAAGCCTCCGGGAGCCCCGAAGCCGCGCGCGACTGCTTCCGATACGTGGAGAGCAGCGGCACGGTGGTGTTGTACGGGCTAAGCGGTTCGGGGGAACCGAACCTGCAGACCGATCAGATTGTGAGGAAGGATCTGACGGTTGTCACCTGTATTTCCGCTCCGCTCTTGTGGGAGAAGGGGATTCGGCTGGTTCTGGCCGGCAAGGTGAACGTCCGTGATCTTATTACCGATACCTATCTATTCGAGGAAGCCGAGGAGCCTGTGAATGAGATTATTGAGGGAAAGCGAGTTGTCACGAAAGCGATGATTCGATATCCAGATCAAGCATAG
- a CDS encoding cache domain-containing sensor histidine kinase, producing MRWIRRSIQAKMFFSFLIVLIVPSVIISVCAYYQSVHILKDKLSRSFMDNILYISSDLERNFSQMIEISEFIYINKDIKKVLTTSYVSELDFFKDARIVDRQLDEFNLYSSFFSYISSIILFGDNGKNLLYGKHVGALDISPMRDEAWFRQAAANDHVQWLPLNTAKSSYLVNEDFKTVALARSIKSENFKKNIGVAYISFDYRFFDEMFEDQHGSMGNREIFIIDNHGALVYHVGGDGPLTETDQTLLARSDSEPYTMRTEEGREYLVASRVIPKYGWRVMETSPVDELVRDSKSIFTITGIAFVLSFLFSALLWFFISSSIVKPIKKLTQVMKQVKGNNLLVKTEITTPDEVGLLSANFNYMIDRIYGLFQSVLREQEQKQSAQLAALQSQINPHFLYNTLNTIRWMAIIQNADNIKKMVEALGNLFKNAVYHPNALISVKQELSNLEDYLYIQKIRYKDKFEVVYDVDASALDCATMKFILQPLVENAIFHGIEPKEGRGVLRIEVKARKDQLIMVVEDDGIGIPKETLESLLLVKAQETRRTSGRPNGIGVSNVNERLIMMYGHLYGLHVVSELGNGTRVEARFPKMTLDDDEQGG from the coding sequence ATGAGATGGATCCGCAGAAGCATTCAAGCGAAGATGTTCTTTTCCTTTTTAATCGTATTAATTGTCCCCTCCGTCATTATATCGGTGTGCGCTTACTATCAGTCCGTTCATATTTTGAAAGACAAATTAAGCCGGTCCTTTATGGACAACATCCTGTATATCAGCAGCGATCTGGAACGGAACTTCTCGCAGATGATCGAAATTTCGGAATTTATATATATCAATAAAGATATCAAAAAGGTATTAACGACTTCCTACGTGTCAGAATTGGATTTCTTTAAAGATGCGAGAATCGTAGACAGACAACTGGATGAGTTCAATTTATATTCTTCTTTCTTCTCTTACATATCTTCCATTATTCTATTCGGCGACAACGGGAAGAACTTGCTGTATGGCAAACATGTGGGGGCTCTTGATATAAGTCCAATGAGAGATGAGGCTTGGTTCAGACAGGCCGCGGCCAATGACCATGTTCAATGGTTACCCCTCAACACAGCGAAATCCTCTTACCTTGTAAATGAGGACTTTAAGACGGTAGCCTTGGCGCGTTCCATCAAAAGTGAGAATTTCAAGAAAAATATAGGTGTCGCCTATATCAGCTTTGATTACAGATTCTTCGACGAAATGTTCGAGGACCAACATGGCTCTATGGGCAACAGAGAAATTTTCATTATCGACAATCATGGGGCATTGGTCTATCATGTCGGCGGTGACGGACCATTAACGGAGACCGACCAGACCTTGCTGGCGCGCTCTGATTCGGAGCCATATACAATGCGGACTGAGGAAGGCAGAGAATATCTGGTTGCCTCCCGTGTCATTCCAAAATACGGATGGCGTGTTATGGAAACTTCCCCTGTGGACGAGCTTGTTCGGGACAGCAAGAGTATTTTCACCATTACCGGAATCGCCTTTGTCTTATCTTTCCTGTTCTCGGCTTTACTCTGGTTCTTCATCTCTTCATCCATTGTTAAACCGATTAAGAAGTTGACCCAAGTTATGAAGCAGGTGAAAGGAAATAATCTGCTGGTGAAGACTGAGATTACTACACCTGACGAAGTCGGTCTGTTAAGCGCCAATTTCAATTATATGATTGACCGAATCTATGGACTGTTTCAATCCGTGCTCCGAGAGCAGGAACAGAAGCAGAGTGCGCAGCTTGCGGCGCTTCAATCGCAGATTAATCCCCACTTTCTGTACAATACCCTCAATACTATTCGATGGATGGCCATTATCCAGAACGCGGACAATATCAAGAAGATGGTGGAAGCACTCGGGAATCTGTTCAAAAATGCGGTCTATCACCCCAACGCCCTGATCTCCGTTAAACAGGAGTTATCTAATCTGGAAGACTATTTATATATCCAGAAGATCAGATATAAAGACAAGTTTGAAGTGGTCTATGATGTGGATGCGTCCGCATTGGATTGCGCTACTATGAAGTTCATTCTGCAGCCTCTTGTGGAGAACGCCATCTTCCATGGCATTGAACCTAAAGAGGGAAGGGGAGTGCTGCGAATTGAGGTAAAGGCGCGCAAGGATCAATTGATAATGGTTGTCGAAGATGACGGGATTGGTATTCCGAAGGAAACCTTGGAATCGTTATTGTTGGTAAAAGCGCAAGAGACCCGGCGGACAAGCGGCCGCCCGAACGGTATTGGAGTCAGTAATGTCAACGAACGGTTGATTATGATGTATGGACACCTGTACGGGCTGCATGTTGTGAGTGAGCTCGGAAACGGAACCCGGGTGGAGGCCCGTTTCCCCAAGATGACGTTAGATGACGATGAACAAGGGGGCTGA
- a CDS encoding IclR family transcriptional regulator → MDKTSTDKASTKYNVPALNKALLIIETLAEQADPMGVSDLCKLLEIPKTSAFFILNTLESQSYIRKTEDGKYALGTKFLTISASILNKMDIRELARPFMRELRDSSHYTVHLAVLDHGEALYIEKQENEGFVKFSTYIGQRQLLHISGVGKALAAYLPLPLLDSILDEKGLPRRTDHTITNPDEFKKALVTIRSQGYAIEDEEGELGVRCLAAPIFDAQQQLRAAISITALRNDLGVQQIPMIGELVRKTALQISQALGYTDTEFPINIPE, encoded by the coding sequence ATGGATAAAACCTCAACAGATAAAGCCTCAACGAAATATAATGTACCCGCTCTTAATAAAGCTTTGCTTATTATTGAGACGCTTGCCGAGCAAGCCGACCCCATGGGTGTAAGCGATTTGTGCAAATTGCTGGAGATTCCCAAGACCAGCGCCTTCTTTATTTTGAACACGTTGGAAAGCCAATCTTATATACGGAAGACAGAGGACGGAAAGTATGCGCTTGGAACGAAGTTTTTGACGATCAGCGCCTCTATTTTGAACAAGATGGATATACGGGAACTGGCTCGACCCTTCATGCGGGAGCTTAGAGATAGCAGCCACTATACCGTACACCTTGCTGTCCTTGATCATGGCGAGGCGTTGTACATCGAGAAACAGGAGAATGAAGGATTTGTGAAGTTTTCCACCTACATCGGTCAACGCCAATTACTGCATATCTCCGGTGTCGGCAAGGCATTGGCGGCTTATTTACCTCTCCCGCTTCTGGATTCCATCCTTGACGAGAAAGGCTTGCCCCGCCGAACGGATCATACGATTACGAACCCGGACGAGTTTAAGAAAGCTCTGGTGACAATCCGCTCCCAAGGCTACGCGATTGAGGACGAAGAAGGGGAGCTCGGTGTGCGCTGCCTGGCTGCGCCCATCTTCGATGCCCAGCAACAGCTTCGGGCGGCCATCAGCATTACCGCGCTCCGGAATGACTTGGGCGTACAACAGATTCCGATGATCGGAGAACTCGTAAGAAAGACGGCATTGCAGATTTCGCAAGCTTTGGGTTATACCGACACAGAGTTTCCAATCAACATACCCGAATAA
- a CDS encoding response regulator, with amino-acid sequence MKVMIVDDEVLARVGIKSIVPWGEHGFQVVGEADNGQHALAMMRELDPDIVLTDIRMPVLDGIELIRAAQEAKLRAKFVVISSYGDLSYVKDAMRQGAADYLIKLELQSESLMELMNRLRERILEENANAARSSVADSVIHDNIGAARQRILQNIVSGLVYDREEITEALARLDIQLPEEELTCMLLHAEHEGVPSSNGSVRHRTMMNIVEEMLEPIPFSYAIPLQQGEIVILVARSAGSASAMAGRLRDAIREYMNMAVTIGISDCHDSYDGIGDAYRQAEAAMNTKFLHRKGSIIVFKPPMQSIGDKEMFTDLTGEIRKLEKGVELYDAPNVTASLNFIIAQIRDNPQLKKDEALIVCNAVWFAVHSRLRSNFESREMFDFNSVLSVQSLSFIEEYIEWLEQMKLAVVSLIAGFGERKRLIMQAKQLINTSYREELSLETVADKLGISAKYLSILFKKETGSNYVDYITDIRIKYAKILLRGGEYRVYEVGQRVGYDNEQYFSRVFKKITGLSPNQYRHGMNEHHQGE; translated from the coding sequence ATGAAAGTCATGATCGTAGATGATGAAGTCCTGGCGCGCGTCGGTATAAAGTCTATAGTTCCTTGGGGGGAGCACGGTTTTCAGGTTGTAGGCGAAGCGGACAACGGACAGCATGCCCTCGCTATGATGCGGGAGCTGGATCCGGATATTGTGCTGACGGATATTCGAATGCCTGTGCTGGACGGCATTGAACTCATCCGCGCTGCCCAAGAAGCGAAGTTAAGAGCGAAGTTCGTTGTCATCAGCTCTTACGGAGATTTATCCTATGTGAAAGATGCAATGCGCCAAGGCGCCGCTGACTACCTAATCAAGCTTGAACTTCAATCCGAATCGCTAATGGAGCTGATGAACCGGCTGCGTGAACGAATTCTGGAGGAAAACGCGAACGCGGCGAGAAGTTCCGTGGCGGACAGCGTAATCCATGATAACATCGGAGCCGCCAGACAGCGTATTCTCCAGAATATCGTCAGCGGCTTGGTGTATGACCGGGAGGAAATAACGGAAGCACTTGCAAGGCTGGATATTCAATTGCCTGAAGAAGAGTTGACCTGTATGCTTTTGCATGCGGAGCATGAAGGTGTTCCTTCCTCGAATGGATCCGTACGACATCGTACCATGATGAACATTGTCGAGGAGATGCTGGAGCCGATTCCCTTCAGCTACGCTATTCCCTTACAACAAGGTGAGATTGTGATCCTGGTCGCGCGTTCAGCTGGGTCCGCTTCTGCGATGGCCGGGCGTCTGAGAGATGCGATCCGAGAATATATGAATATGGCGGTAACTATCGGTATCAGCGACTGCCATGACAGTTATGACGGCATCGGAGATGCATACCGTCAAGCCGAGGCTGCCATGAATACTAAATTCCTGCATCGCAAAGGAAGCATTATCGTATTCAAACCGCCAATGCAATCCATTGGAGACAAAGAGATGTTCACGGACTTGACGGGTGAGATTCGCAAGCTCGAGAAAGGCGTTGAACTCTATGATGCACCGAACGTGACAGCTTCATTGAATTTCATCATAGCTCAAATCAGGGATAACCCCCAGTTGAAGAAGGATGAAGCGCTAATTGTCTGTAACGCCGTGTGGTTCGCGGTGCATTCCCGCCTGAGGTCCAACTTCGAATCCAGGGAAATGTTTGATTTCAATTCTGTCTTAAGTGTTCAATCCCTCTCATTCATTGAAGAATACATCGAGTGGCTGGAACAGATGAAACTCGCGGTTGTAAGTTTAATTGCAGGTTTTGGCGAACGAAAGAGATTAATTATGCAAGCCAAACAACTGATTAATACCTCCTATCGAGAGGAGCTCTCGCTGGAAACGGTCGCGGATAAGTTAGGGATTTCCGCCAAGTATTTAAGTATTTTGTTCAAGAAAGAAACGGGAAGCAACTACGTCGATTACATAACCGACATCCGAATTAAATACGCCAAGATCTTGTTACGCGGCGGTGAGTATAGAGTGTATGAAGTTGGTCAGAGGGTGGGTTATGACAATGAGCAATATTTCAGCCGTGTGTTCAAAAAAATAACAGGACTGTCTCCTAATCAATACAGACATGGCATGAATGAACATCATCAAGGGGAATAG